The sequence CGCTCATTTCGTAGGTGTCATCACCGATGGTAAAGATAACCTTGCCTTGTTTGACCACGAAGAACTCCTCACCTTCGTGAGGTTTGGCTGAATCTCGGCCTGACTTGGAAGGGATGATCAGCTCGAAGGGATCCATGCCGCGATTCGGCCGCTTGTGTGCCAGATCGTAGTATTGAATCGTGGATTCACCGGCATCGCGTTCTACCTGTTTGAAGTCGCCTTTACGTAGAATGCTGACTTCGGTCTTGTCATCTAGTCCTTCAAAAAGTTTCTCCATCGGCATGTCCAGCGCGGATGCGATTTTGACGAGTGTCGGGAGGGAAGGGGTG is a genomic window of Rubritalea squalenifaciens DSM 18772 containing:
- a CDS encoding helix-turn-helix domain-containing protein, giving the protein MINLVELASRIKNARKDRNYTLDDLSARSGLGKGILSKVENFRVTPSLPTLVKIASALDMPMEKLFEGLDDKTEVSILRKGDFKQVERDAGESTIQYYDLAHKRPNRGMDPFELIIPSKSGRDSAKPHEGEEFFVVKQGKVIFTIGDDTYEMSEGDTAYFDATVPHCVNNPHDEEARLICVFLERGK